The Antarcticibacterium sp. 1MA-6-2 genome has a window encoding:
- a CDS encoding DUF4381 domain-containing protein, whose translation MEVVESLAADTSRQDNGYRLIKEYLLTQFDSGSYTIPSQRVLINENPFYTDSLLVEVNDVVVDTTKQKMYAIKPAMEVPSGFSFFPWIWIILAVLVLAALVFFLLRRRKKRQEAAKQLPPYERALFELQQLDESHLLENRQTKEYYSKLTEAVRRYIEDEVHLRAMESTTSELILELEEKMKSGELKLSRQTIDDLKIILQRADLAKFANSRPDIITAKGDRSKIEFVIKDTKAAIPEPTEEELLKDEEYRQAQLRKKKRRKIIMASTAGAVIIVIAISVIISTRGFTYLTHTVFGNPTKELMEGEWISSEYGDPAVAVNTPRVLKRGEIELPDDVKAMMVGSETFKDGDLAEDLYVVLTTMKFNQGAKFDLDKAVEGIYTNLEQQGARNIIVKDEEFTTLEGVEGVKVFGTLEMEHPRKEGEYISKEYSILNFSVGGGFQQITVIYDEQDEFAEEIAGRIINSVEFIK comes from the coding sequence ATGGAAGTTGTAGAGTCTTTGGCAGCAGATACTTCCAGACAGGACAACGGGTACAGGCTTATCAAAGAATATTTACTTACACAATTCGATTCAGGGAGTTACACTATTCCATCCCAGCGGGTACTTATTAATGAAAATCCGTTTTATACAGATTCTCTTCTGGTTGAAGTTAATGATGTTGTTGTAGATACCACCAAACAAAAGATGTATGCTATAAAACCTGCGATGGAAGTACCCTCAGGTTTTTCATTTTTTCCGTGGATCTGGATAATCCTTGCAGTATTAGTCCTTGCTGCCCTGGTATTTTTCTTGCTACGCAGGAGGAAAAAGAGGCAGGAAGCAGCCAAACAATTACCGCCATATGAGCGGGCGCTGTTTGAACTTCAACAACTGGATGAATCCCACCTACTCGAGAACAGGCAAACCAAAGAATATTATTCTAAATTAACTGAAGCCGTGCGAAGGTATATTGAGGATGAGGTGCATTTAAGGGCAATGGAGAGCACCACTTCTGAACTTATTCTGGAACTTGAAGAAAAAATGAAAAGCGGTGAATTAAAACTTAGCCGCCAGACCATAGATGATCTTAAAATCATTTTACAACGGGCAGATCTTGCCAAATTTGCAAATTCCCGGCCAGATATAATTACGGCAAAAGGAGACAGATCTAAAATCGAATTTGTAATTAAAGATACTAAAGCTGCAATTCCTGAACCTACTGAAGAGGAGTTATTAAAGGATGAGGAATACAGGCAGGCACAGCTAAGGAAAAAGAAACGCCGTAAGATCATAATGGCTTCCACCGCAGGAGCTGTCATAATTGTAATTGCGATATCAGTAATTATCTCTACACGCGGCTTTACCTACTTAACTCATACTGTATTTGGAAATCCTACGAAAGAGTTGATGGAAGGAGAATGGATAAGCAGTGAATATGGTGATCCTGCAGTTGCTGTAAACACGCCCCGGGTCTTAAAAAGAGGAGAAATAGAGCTTCCTGATGATGTAAAAGCAATGATGGTTGGCAGCGAAACTTTTAAAGATGGTGATCTGGCCGAGGATCTTTACGTTGTTCTTACAACGATGAAATTTAACCAGGGTGCAAAATTTGATCTTGATAAAGCGGTAGAAGGAATTTATACAAATCTTGAGCAACAGGGAGCCAGAAATATCATAGTTAAAGATGAAGAATTTACCACGCTGGAAGGAGTAGAAGGTGTAAAGGTTTTTGGGACTTTAGAAATGGAGCATCCTCGCAAGGAAGGAGAATATATAAGTAAGGAGTATAGTATTCTAAACTTCTCTGTAGGTGGAGGTTTTCAACAGATTACTGTTATTTATGATGAGCAGGACGAGTTTGCTGAAGAAATCGCTGGCAGAATAATTAATTCTGTAGAATTTATAAAATAA
- a CDS encoding DUF58 domain-containing protein, translated as MDTKELLKKVRKIEIKTRRLSNNIFGGEYHSSFKGRGMTFSEVREYQFGDDVRNIDWNVTARYNEPFVKVFEEERELTMMLVVDVSGSELFGSREQFKKEVITEIAATLAFSATQNNDKIGLLLFSDQMELFIPPKKGRSHVLRIIRELLEFKPKGKDTNLAEALKYVSNVIKKKAIIFVLSDFLVDDYRQTLKIISGKHDVTGIRVYDEREESIPNVGLVQMLDRESGELIMVNTGSKSVRRSYEAYFKEREDYFRESFSKSGAGMLSTRVGESYVKKLLGYFKTRG; from the coding sequence ATGGATACTAAAGAGCTACTTAAGAAGGTTAGGAAAATTGAGATCAAAACCAGGCGTCTCAGTAATAATATATTTGGAGGAGAATATCATTCCAGCTTCAAAGGCCGTGGTATGACTTTTAGTGAAGTTCGGGAATATCAATTTGGGGATGATGTACGAAATATAGACTGGAATGTCACTGCCCGCTATAATGAACCTTTTGTAAAGGTGTTTGAAGAGGAAAGGGAGCTCACGATGATGCTCGTGGTAGATGTATCAGGATCTGAATTATTTGGTTCAAGAGAACAATTTAAAAAAGAAGTTATAACTGAAATTGCAGCTACTCTCGCTTTTTCTGCAACTCAAAATAACGATAAAATCGGTCTTTTGCTTTTTTCAGATCAAATGGAATTGTTTATTCCTCCAAAAAAGGGAAGGTCCCACGTTTTGAGGATCATACGTGAATTACTGGAATTTAAGCCAAAAGGGAAAGATACTAATCTCGCTGAAGCTTTAAAATATGTTTCCAACGTAATTAAGAAAAAGGCTATCATCTTTGTGCTTTCAGATTTCCTGGTGGATGATTACCGTCAAACTTTAAAGATCATCAGTGGAAAACACGATGTGACGGGAATTAGAGTTTATGACGAACGAGAAGAAAGTATTCCAAATGTGGGTCTGGTACAAATGTTGGACAGGGAATCTGGTGAACTTATAATGGTGAATACAGGCTCCAAATCTGTAAGAAGATCTTATGAAGCTTATTTTAAGGAGAGGGAAGATTACTTTAGGGAAAGTTTTTCTAAAAGTGGAGCAGGAATGTTGAGTACACGCGTGGGAGAGAGCTACGTGAAGAAATTATTGGGTTATTTTAAAACAAGAGGATAA